One Chanodichthys erythropterus isolate Z2021 chromosome 22, ASM2448905v1, whole genome shotgun sequence DNA window includes the following coding sequences:
- the LOC137012393 gene encoding gastrula zinc finger protein XlCGF52.1-like isoform X2 — translation MEHNELEEKHHQHHFTTGDKSGGKNYFICPQCGKSFPHKGDLNKHIRIHTGERPFTCIQCGKSFTQKANLNRHLRVHSGERPFTCSQCGRSFTSTNILKNHLRRHSGVSSFSCDQCDKKFILAKLLKRHLKMHANVKPHLCSFCGKSFSQLEYFNEHQKMHIGGRPHKCSECGNSFNTADSLRRHQRIHTGEKPYTCSHCGKGFIQSGHLRAHERLHTGEKPYQCASCERSFTHSSKLLTHLRKRCPKLSLSKVHA, via the coding sequence ATGGAACACAATGAGTTGGAGGAGAAACACCATCAGCATCACTTCACAACTGGAGACAAATCAGGAGGCAAAAATTATTTCATCTGCCCGCAGTGCGGAAAGAGCTTCCCGCATAAAGGAGACCTTAATAAACACATACGAATCCACACCGGAGAGAGACCATTCACATGcattcagtgtggaaagagcttcacGCAAAAAGCAAACCTTAACAGACACCTGCGAGTTCACTCTGGAGAAAGACCCTTCacatgctctcagtgtggacgCAGTTTCACGTCAACAAACATCCTCAAAAACCATCTGCGCCGTCACTCTGGAGTGAGCTCGTTCAGCTGTGATCAGTGCGATAAGAAGTTTATTTTGGCCAAACTACTGAAAAGACACCTGAAGATGCACGCAAACGTGAAGCCTCACTTATGTTCTTTTTGCGGGAAGAGTTTTTCACAGCTGGAGTATTTCAACGAGCACCAGAAGATGCATATCGGTGGAAGACCTCACAAGTGCTCTGAGTGCGGAAATTCTTTTAATACGGCCGACTCCTTGAGACGACACCAAAggattcatactggagagaagccttacacgtGCTCGCATTGTGGAAAGGGTTTCATTCAGTCTGGACACCTGAGAGCGCATGAGAGATTGCACACGGGAGAGAAGCCATACCAGTGCGCTTCATGTGAGAGGAGCTTCACACACTCGAGTAAACTACTGACTCATTTGCGAAAGCGTTGCCCAAAGTTGTCACTGAGCAAAGTTCATGCTTAG
- the LOC137012393 gene encoding gastrula zinc finger protein XlCGF52.1-like isoform X1, whose protein sequence is MEFIKEENENMSGSEPFRIKKEESEEQTYLMEHNELEEKHHQHHFTTGDKSGGKNYFICPQCGKSFPHKGDLNKHIRIHTGERPFTCIQCGKSFTQKANLNRHLRVHSGERPFTCSQCGRSFTSTNILKNHLRRHSGVSSFSCDQCDKKFILAKLLKRHLKMHANVKPHLCSFCGKSFSQLEYFNEHQKMHIGGRPHKCSECGNSFNTADSLRRHQRIHTGEKPYTCSHCGKGFIQSGHLRAHERLHTGEKPYQCASCERSFTHSSKLLTHLRKRCPKLSLSKVHA, encoded by the exons atggagtttattaaagaggagaatGAAAACATGAGCGGTTCAGAACCCTTCAGAATTAAAAAAGAAGAATCTGAGGAGCAAACAT ACCTTATGGAACACAATGAGTTGGAGGAGAAACACCATCAGCATCACTTCACAACTGGAGACAAATCAGGAGGCAAAAATTATTTCATCTGCCCGCAGTGCGGAAAGAGCTTCCCGCATAAAGGAGACCTTAATAAACACATACGAATCCACACCGGAGAGAGACCATTCACATGcattcagtgtggaaagagcttcacGCAAAAAGCAAACCTTAACAGACACCTGCGAGTTCACTCTGGAGAAAGACCCTTCacatgctctcagtgtggacgCAGTTTCACGTCAACAAACATCCTCAAAAACCATCTGCGCCGTCACTCTGGAGTGAGCTCGTTCAGCTGTGATCAGTGCGATAAGAAGTTTATTTTGGCCAAACTACTGAAAAGACACCTGAAGATGCACGCAAACGTGAAGCCTCACTTATGTTCTTTTTGCGGGAAGAGTTTTTCACAGCTGGAGTATTTCAACGAGCACCAGAAGATGCATATCGGTGGAAGACCTCACAAGTGCTCTGAGTGCGGAAATTCTTTTAATACGGCCGACTCCTTGAGACGACACCAAAggattcatactggagagaagccttacacgtGCTCGCATTGTGGAAAGGGTTTCATTCAGTCTGGACACCTGAGAGCGCATGAGAGATTGCACACGGGAGAGAAGCCATACCAGTGCGCTTCATGTGAGAGGAGCTTCACACACTCGAGTAAACTACTGACTCATTTGCGAAAGCGTTGCCCAAAGTTGTCACTGAGCAAAGTTCATGCTTAG
- the LOC137013155 gene encoding gastrula zinc finger protein XlCGF57.1-like, with the protein MEFEEEPCRIKDEDTEEQIVKEDKWHQFQIPYFLNEDGNPIISQTEKNLTQKCTQKTGINDYFTCSECGKSYIHKKNLNVHMRIHTGERPFTCAQCGKSFIHKCHLNVHMRIHSGEKLFTCTHCEKRFFHKRSLTVHMRVHTGEKPFTCSQCGKNFIYKESLNLHMRIHNGEKPFTCSQCGKCFNNKGNLNVHIRIHTGEKPFTCTQCGKSFIHKESLNFHLRSHTGERPYTCSHCGKSFIQKGHFNEHMRIHTGVKMFICPQCGKSFNHKGNFNEHMRIHTGEKPFTCTQCGKRFKFKSVLNNHLRSH; encoded by the exons ATGGAGTTTGAGGAAGAACCCTGCAGAATAAAAGATGAAGATACAGAGGAACAAATAG TGAAAGAAGACAAATGGCATCAGTTTCAAATACCTTATTTCCTGAATGAAGATGGAAACCCAATAATTTCACAGACTGAAAAAAATTTAACACAGAAATGCACTCAAAAAACTGGAATCAATGATTATTTTACCTGCTCTGAGTGTGGAAAAAGTTAcatccataaaaaaaacttaaatgtgcacatgagaattcacactggagaaagacCATTCACATGtgctcagtgtggaaagagtttcattcacaaatgtcatttaaatgtgcacatgagaattcacagtGGAGAAAAGCTGTTCACTTGCACCCATTGTGAAAAAAGATTCTTTCACAAAAGAAGCTTAACTGtgcacatgagagttcacactggagaaaagccattcacatgctctcagtgtggaaaaaaTTTCATTTACAAAGAAAGCTTAAATTTGCATATGAGAATTCACAATGGAGAAAAGCCGTTCACATGCAGTCAGTGTGGAAAGTGTTTCAATAACAAAGGAAACTTAAATGTGCACAttagaattcacactggagaaaaaccgtttacatgcactcagtgtggaaagagtttcattcaCAAAGAAAGCTTAAATTTTCACCTGAGATCTCACACTGGAGAAAGGCCTTATACATGCTCTcattgtggaaagagtttcattcaGAAGGGACACTTTAATGagcacatgagaattcacactggagtgAAAATGTTCAtatgccctcagtgtggaaagagtttcaatcaCAAAGGAAACTTTAATGagcacatgagaattcacactggtgAAAAACCAtttacatgcactcagtgtggaaagcgATTTAAATTCAAAAGTGTTCTTAACAATCATCTGCGCTCTCACTAG
- the LOC137013153 gene encoding gastrula zinc finger protein XlCGF57.1-like encodes MEFEEETCRILQDEDTEEQTDSMEVIEDKLHRFQKPHHFKNGNAAISQNEENCTQKQHQKTGFKGPLACSLCGKLFHRETNLNVHMRIHTGKRLFSCTKCEKSFALKGHLNVHFSRSHPEELRFTCSHCGKSYKRKKNFNLHMESHAEDNPFSCTKCEKSFTLEGDLNVHMKSHTEKGPFTCSECGKIFMCKTNLNVHMKIHTGENLFSCTKCEKSFTLKGHLNVHMRSHTEEEPFSCSECGKSFITEKNLNLHKKSHTGQNMFTCTQCSKTYKYKGGLRVHLLTHSQVKRFHQCDQCDKTFLMSSKLRSHLTVHSAEKPHICSCGKRFSLRGALKLHERIHTGERPYLCSDCGKTFTLSGDLTKHQRIHTGEKPYKCSHCEKCFAQIGALKSHERVHTGGKSKQNIRKRKGKKKKHCR; translated from the exons ATGGAGTTTGAGGAAGAAACCTGCAGAATACTACAAGATGAAGATAcagaggaacaaacag ACTCAATGGAAGTGATTGAAGATAAACTCCACCGGTTTCAAAAACCTCACCATTTCAAAAATGGAAATGCTGCCATTTCACAGAATGAAGAGAAttgcacacaaaaacaacatcagaaAACTGGATTCAAAGGACCTCTTGCCTGCTCTTTGTGTGGAAAACTTTTCCATCGGGAAACAAACTTAAATgtgcacatgagaattcacactggaaaACGTCTGTTCTCGTGCACTAAATGTGAAAAGAGTTTCGCTCTGAAAGGACACTTAAATGTGCACTTCAGCAGATCTCACCCTGAAGAATTACGTTTTACCTGCTCTCATTGTGGAAAGAGTTACAAGcgtaaaaaaaactttaatttgcACATGGAATCTCACGCTGAAGATAATCCGTTCTCATGCACCAagtgtgaaaagagtttcaCTCTGGAAGGAGATTTAAATGTGCACATGAAATCTCACACTGAAAAAGGACCTTTTACCTGCTCTGAGTGTGGAAAGATTTTCATGtgtaaaacaaacttaaatgtgcacatgaaaattcacactggagaaaatctgttttcgtgcactaagtgtgaaaagagtttcaCTCTAAAAGGACACTTAAATGTGCACATGAGATCTCATACTGAAGAAGAACCTTTCTCCTGCtctgagtgtggaaagagtttcatcactgaaaaaaacttaaacttgcACAAGAAATCTCACACTGGACAAAATATGTTCACATGCACTCAGTGTAGTAAGACTTATAAATACAAAGGCGGTCTCAGAGTTCATTTGCTCACTCACTCACAGGTGAAACGGTTTCATCAGTGTGATCAGTGTGATAAAACATTCTTGATGTCATCAAAGTTAAGATCACACCTTACTGTTCATTCTGCTGAGAAGCCCCACATATGTTCATGTGGAAAGAGATTTTCACTTCGGGGAGCTTTAAAACTGCATGAGCGTATTCATACCGGTGAGAGACCTTATTTGTGCTCTGACTGTGGGAAGACATTTACTTTGTCCGGCGACTTGACAAAACACcagagaattcatactggagagaaaccgtacaagtgttcacactgtgaaaAGTGTTTCGCTCAGATAGGTGCCTTGAAATCTCATGagagagttcatactggagggaaatctaaacaaaatattagaaaaagaaaaggaaaaa
- the LOC137013152 gene encoding oocyte zinc finger protein XlCOF6-like, whose amino-acid sequence MRRRRSSKQEELLQEKLLTCKIEIKEEPCRIKDEDTEEQIDLMQVNEDKHHQFQKLQHFKNENGNAAISQTEENGTKKTGHKGPLACSVCGNVFMHKKNLNVHMRIHTGENLFSCTKCEKSFTMRGHLNVHMRSHPEEGPFTCSECGKSFRNKKDLNVHIKSHTKKGPFTCSECGNSFTNKKDLNVHIKSHTKKGPFTCSECGKRFMWKTNLNLHMKSHTGENLFSCTKCEKSFTLEGHLNVHMRSHTEEGPFSCSECGKIFRNKRNFNFHMKSHTGENLFSCTKCEKSFTLEGHLNVHMRSHTEDKTFSCSECGKSFKHKKSLNVHMRIHTGENLFSCTKCEKSFTMSAKLKMHMRFHPEEGPFTCSECGKSFRNKRNLNLHMKSHTEENMFACTQCRKIFTSKSILKNHLRIHSEVKSFSCDQCDKTFVAASYLRSHLRVHSAEKPHMCSFCGKSFSFLQSLQQHERFHTGVRPYLCSDCGKTFTLSSDLTKHQRIHTGEKPYKCSHCEKCFAQIGALKSHERVHTGVKSKRNIHKKKHCQLKKRLSVKR is encoded by the exons AT gagaagaagaagaagcagcaaaCAGGAGGAATTACTCCAGGAGAAACTACTGACTTGTAAAATAGAGATTAAGGAAGAACCCTGCAGAATAAAAGATGAAGATACAGAGGAGCAAATAG acTTGATGCAAGTGAATGAAGACAAACATCACCAGTTTCAAAAACTTCaacatttcaaaaatgaaaatggaaatgCTGCCATTTCACAGACTGAAGAGAATGGCACAAAAAAAACTGGACACAAAGGACCACTTGCCTGCTCTGTGTGCGGAAATGTTTTcatgcataaaaaaaatttaaatgtgcacatgagaattcacactggagaaaatcTATTCTCGTGCACCAagtgtgaaaagagtttcaCTATGAGAGGACACTTAAATGTTCACATGAGATCTCACCCTGAAGAAGGACCTTTTACCTGCtctgagtgtggaaagagtttcagaaataaaaaagacttaaaTGTGCACATTAAATCTCATACTAAAAAAGGACCTTTCACCTGCTCTGAGTGTGGAAATAGCTTCACaaataaaaaagacttaaaTGTGCACATTAAATCTCATACTAAAAAAGGACCTTTCACCTGCTCTGAGTGTGGAAAGCGTTTCATGTGGAAAACAAACTTAAATCTGCACATGAAatctcacactggagaaaatctgttttcgtgcactaagtgtgaaaagagtttcaCTCTGGAGGGACACTTAAATGTGCACATGAGATCTCATACTGAAGAAGGACCTTTCTCCTGCTCTGAGTGTGGAAAGATTTTCAGAAATAAAAGAAACTTTAATTTTCACATGAAatctcacactggagaaaatcTGTTTTCCTGCACTAagtgtgaaaagagtttcaCTCTGGAAGGACACTTAAATGTGCACATGAGATCTCATACTGAAGATAAAACTTTCTCCTGCtctgagtgtggaaagagtttcaagcataaaaaaagcttaaatgtgcacatgagaattcacactggagaaaatcTGTTCTCGTGCACCAagtgtgaaaagagtttcaCTATGAGcgcaaaattaaaaatgcacatgAGATTTCACCCTGAAGAAGGACCTTTCACCTGCtctgagtgtggaaagagtttcagaaaTAAAAGAAACTTAAATCTGCACATGAAATCTCACACTGAAGAAAATATGTTCGCATGCACTCAGTGCAGAAAGATTTTCACTTCCAAAAGCATTCTCAAAAATCATTTGCGCATTCACTCCGAGGTGAAGTCATTCAGCTGTGATCAGTGTGATAAAACATTTGTTGCGGCATCATACTTAAGATCACACCTTAGAGTTCATTCTGCTGAGAAACCCCACATGTGTTCTTTTTGTGGAAAAAGTTTTTCATTTCTGCAAAGTTTACAACAGCATGAGCGTTTTCATACTGGTGTGAGACCTTATTTGTGCTCTGACTGTGGGAAGACCTTTACTTTGTCCAGCGACTTGACAAAACACcagagaattcatactggagagaaaccgtacAAGTGCTCACACTGTGAAAAGTGTTTTGCTCAGATAGGTGCCTTGAAATCTCATGagagagttcatactggagtGAAATCTAAACGAAATATTCATAAGAAAAAGCATTGCCAACTTAAAAAGAGACTGTCTGTTAAGAGGTGA
- the si:ch211-241b2.4 gene encoding C2H2-type zinc finger protein, which produces MLEENESMSDSEACRMKKDDPEQQTDLLEVIELEVLPNHFLTGEKSSSRSQTEQRTRAKTCFLCPHCGKRFTRKGDFIRHERIHTGEKPFTCPECGKSFTLADGLKKHLRSHSGVRSFKCDQCGKTFILPSHLKRHMIIHSDLKPYSCSLCGKSFSQLDCLKKHQKTHSGTKPHMCFECGTAFHSADTLKRHRRIHTGEKPYKCSDCGKGFTQSGHLKQHERVHTGEKPYYCSLCGRSFSTSRNLPAHMKKHCPDTYQIKEDDEK; this is translated from the exons ATGCTAGAGGAGAATGAGAGCATGAGTGATTCAGAAGCCTGCAGAATGAAGAAAGATGATCCTGAGCAACAAACAG ATCTGTTGGAAGTCATTGAATTGGAGGTTTTACCTAATCATTTCTTAACTGGAGAAAAATCTTCAAGCCGCTCACAGACCGAACAGAGAACAAGAGCCAAAACATGTTTCCTCTGCCCTCACTGTGGAAAGAGATTCACACGTAAAGGAGACTTCATTAGACACGAacggatccacactggagagaagcccttcACATGTcctgagtgtggaaagagtttcacattaGCAGACGGACTCAAAAAGCATCTGCGCTCTCACTCTGGAGTCAGATCGTTTaagtgtgatcagtgtggaaagacatTTATTTTGCCATCGCACCTAAAAAGACACATGATAATCCATTCAGATTTGAAGCCTTACTCGTGTTCTctttgtggaaagagtttttctcaGCTAGACTGTTTGAAAAAGCATCAGAAAACACACAGCGGTACGAAACCTCACATGTGCTTCGAGTGCGGGACCGCCTTCCATTCAGCCGACACCTTGAAGCGACACCGGAGgattcacaccggagagaaaCCGTACAAGTGCTCCGACTGCGGCAAGGGTTTCACTCAGTCGGGACACCTGAAACAACACGAGAGAGTTCATACGGGAGAGAAGCCGTACTACTGCTCGCTTTGTGGGAGGAGTTTCAGCACATCGAGGAATCTGCCGGCTCATATGAAAAAACATTGTCCGGACACTTATCAGATCAAGGAAGATGATGAAAAGTGA